The DNA segment GAAACCATTGGAAGGTCAAAGAGCAATACACGAGTGTATAAAATGGATGAACGAAATTTCCGTTCGAGTTACTATGAAAAAGTGGGATGTTATTCCGTTGAAGAAAAGAAATCGCTAAATAAACTGCTCCAAGACAATATACGTAATCACTCAAAATTAAAACAGTTTTGTTTAAGTTATACTGTACCAACGGCACAACGTGGCCTATTGTGGAGTATTATACTTGGTGTATTACCACTACACAAAAACTCGATGGATTATATATTACTACAACGCACTGCCGTTTATGAGGACTTGCACCGCGCAGTCACTAAAATGCAATATATCGATCAAAACTCACCGAAAAGTAAAGTGCTGCAGACAATGTGGCTATTGGAAAATGGTCGACTGTTGCATCCATTAACCGGTCCACCGGACGATGATAACAATTTTATGGAAATTGTTAAAGtacttttacaaatatttgataatGATGTGGAGACTTATTGGATAGCCAAAGAGTTTTTTGCATG comes from the Bactrocera neohumeralis isolate Rockhampton chromosome 2, APGP_CSIRO_Bneo_wtdbg2-racon-allhic-juicebox.fasta_v2, whole genome shotgun sequence genome and includes:
- the LOC126766886 gene encoding TBC1 domain family member 7, whose product is MDERNFRSSYYEKVGCYSVEEKKSLNKLLQDNIRNHSKLKQFCLSYTVPTAQRGLLWSIILGVLPLHKNSMDYILLQRTAVYEDLHRAVTKMQYIDQNSPKSKVLQTMWLLENGRLLHPLTGPPDDDNNFMEIVKVLLQIFDNDVETYWIAKEFFACTKGIQQECAKLMELTQTLLKREDIELNNHLEKLGVFNTGEILEKLYVTCFAGVITDTVLVKVWDKICGGSRKIVVFVFLDLVKTLRNHVLDCNSILDLKTLIEQVKDQDATIVNKAIKTWQSNKNHNEITVH